Below is a genomic region from Rhodopirellula bahusiensis.
ACGCAAGACGCGATCCGCGTGACCACGGCGGTCAACGAATTCTTGGAAGCCGAACGCGAACGTCAACCGAACGTGAACATCGCCGTCGTCAACGACATGTCGACGCTGATCAGCGATCGTTTGCAGTTGGTGCTCAAGAACGCGGTGCAGGGAATCATCCTGGTGTTCTTCACGCTGTGGATGTTCTTCAACCTGCGAATGTCGTTTTGGGTGGTGATGAGCCTGCCGGTATCATTCCTTGGCGCGTTGTTCTTGATGCCCACGTTTGGGCTGACTATCAACATGATCACGCTGACGGCAATGCTGCTGGCGACTGGAATTCTGATGGACGACGGGATCGTCATCGCTGAAAACGTCGCCAGGCATCTGAGTCTCGGCAAACCGGCGATGCAGGCCGCCGTCGATGGCGTCAAAGAAGTCGCTGGCGGTGTTGTTTCATCGTTCCTGACCACGATTTGTGTGCTCGGTCCGCTCGCGTCGCTGGCCGGTTTCATCGGGAAAGTGCTGCAGGTCATCCCGATCGTGTTGATCCTGGTGCTGGCGGTCAGTTTGATCGAAGCGTTCATCATCTTGCCTGCTCACCTGGGTCACTCGCTGGGGCATTCCGGCTTGGAAAGGTCCGGGCGAATGCGTGGAGCGATCGACACCGCGTTGAATTGGCTGCGTGAATCGGTGATGGGGCGGTGCGTCGATGCGGCGATCCGTTGGCGTTACCTGTTTCTCGGAAGCATGGCCGGTTTGTTCGTGGCCTCGTTGGCGTTGGTCGTCAGCGGGATCGTTCCCTTTCAAGGCTTTCCCACGACGGAAGGCGAAATCGTCGAAGCCCGCATTTTGTTGCCGCAAGGCACGCCGATCGAACGCACTGAAAAGATTGTCCAGCGGATCACGGCGGGACTGGACAAAGTCAATCAACACTTCACGCCGGATCAACCCGACGGTCGCGAGCTGGTTGAAACGGTTCAGGTTCAATTCGGGACCAACGCGGACGCGTTCGAATCGGGGTCGCACGTGGCAACGATCACGGCCGATTTATTGAGCCCCGAAAATCGATCGACGCGGATCGACGCCGTGGTTCAGGCATGGCGTGAAGAGGTCGGTAACTTGCCCGATGTGATCAGTGTCACGTACGGCGAATCCGCCTTTGGCCCGGCGGGTCGACCGATCGAAATCCGCTTTCAAAGCGACAGTCTTCACGATGCCAAAGCGGCCGCGCAACAGGGCTTGGCGTTCTTTGACCAGTACCAAGGCGTTTACAACCTGACCGATGACTTGCGGCCGGGGAAACAAGAGTATCGCATCCGTTTGGATGAGGGCGCCGTGGGGCTGGGGTTGGATGTGACCACGATCGCCGATCAAGTTCGCGCGGCGTTCCAAGGCACGGTCGCCGATGAAATCCAAGTCGGCACGGAGGCGTATGAGATCGAGGCACGATTGAAAACGTCGGACCGAGACAGCCTCGCTGACTTTGCCGATTTTCATGTTGTCTTGGCCGATGGCAGCCGCGTGCCGTTGTCGGCGGTTGCCAAAGTCGACGTCGCAACGGGCTGGTCGCGGATCGCACGGCTGAATGGTCGCCGCACCGTGACATTGATCGGTGAAGTCGACACGCGGGTGGCCAACACGGCGGCGCTGATGGGGTTGTTTCGTCGCGAAGCGATCCCTGAAATTGAAGAGCAACATCCCAATGTCCGCATTCAGATCGAAGGTGAATCGCAAGAGTCAGCCGAAACGGGGAACTCGATGCTGCAAGCGTTCGTGTTGGGTTTGATCGGTGTGTTCGCAATTCTCAGCTATCAGTTTGAAAGCTGGACCGAACCGTTGATCGTGATGGCAGCGATCCCGATGGCGTTGATTGGCGTGATTTGGGGACACCTGATCACGGGCAACTCGCTATCGATCCCCAGCGTGCTCGGATTTGTGTCGCTGGCGGGTGTGGTCGTGAACGACTCGATCCTGTTGGTGTTGTTTCTGAAACAAGAACGCACGGAGGGAACAGACGTGATCGAGTCGGCACGACAAGCCAGCCGACTTCGCTTCCGCGCGATCCTGCTGACATCGGCCACCACGATTGCCGGCTTGATGCCGCTGTTGTTCGAAACCAGTCGCCAAGCCCAGGTGTTGATCCCGCTGGCCGTCAGCGTGTGCTTCGGCATGCTTGCATCGACGGTCCTCGTGCTGATCGCCCTCCCCGCCGCCTACGTGGTCCTGGCCGACCTTGGTTTAGTGGCCAAGGTGGACAAGCCAGACTCCCACACGTAGCAGAGTCTCTCCGAGACTCTGAATCACAAAACGCCATCTTTCAAAGCCCACCGACTTCCGCAAAGAGAAGCGTCGCGCGATGTTATGTGTCCAACCGCAATTCCATCAGCCGATCGGCGTTAGCCGCGGTTTCGTAATACACACTTCCAAGGGGACGGTGACATGGAACGCCTAGCAATCCAAGAGGAAAAACCTGCACCGCCTTGCGGAGCGCGGTAGGTAGTGGACGAGGCGACGAGTCCTCGATGCACAAATCACGCAAGAGGATTCCTTGCGTCATCCACTACGATTCAATCCAAAAGCCACGCTGCAGTGGAGTGCTAGTCGACCAACAAGTCGATCGTCGTCCCGTCAGCGGTGGTGGCGTCCATTCTGCTGTAGTCCCAGCTTCCATCGGCTTTGGTTCCGATCACATGAACCGTCGCTGATCCGTTTGGTCCGCTCACCGAATAGTTCAAATCCGCGTCGCCGTCATCATTATTGAGTTGGATGTTTCCTTGGACCAGTGCCGAAGGCTCGATCGGTTCTCCGATCATGGTCTGCAATTCCACGTTGGATTGGGCTTTGGCGAGAGATTCGGTGTACGGTTCACTCGATTTGATCATCGCGAAGACACCGAAGACCCCGGTTCCAATCAAACCGCCGCAAACCAACAAAGCGACCAAGCAACCACCGCCCAAGCCAAGCAGGATACAGCCTGTGTTGGACCTCTTGGGTTCGGTGTACGCAGGTTGAGGTTGGAAAGGATCGGAGACTGGCGATTGAGACATCGGTCGACTGCAAAGAGGACGAGGATACGGGCTGTCAGACTGATAGGTTGATCCATTGTCCCATCGGGGCGCGCAAAAGCAAAAGGAACGACGACCTTCCGACTAACCTCTTCACGCAACATAGCCGAGAGGAAAAGAAGTGGGATAGGCTTCCAGCCTTTTACTACCCCACATCTCGAAACACCAAAGATTAGTGTCCAATCAGAGTGGATTAGTGTTCCGCCGGAGCGGTCAATGGAACACTAATCTCCGCTGATCGAACACTAATGGTTCTTGGACAACGGATGTTTGGCTTCGAACCGCTTGTATTCGCAACACACGCCGTCGGATGGTGCCACCCACCAAACCTTGGATGGCGTCGGATTGCCCTCGGATGGTGCCACCCACCAAACGTTGACTCTCGGATGGTGCCACCCACCAAACGTTGACTCTCGAGTGCCGCTGCGTAGGATCCAGTTGTCTTTTCAGTCGGATTCGAGATAGAGAGCACAGCCATGCCGCGGCCTCAGCGATGTGAACAGTTTGATTCCGGTGAAGTTGGGATCGTGCATGTCGTGCAGCGATGTGTCCGCCGAGCCTTTTTGGCTGGTGTCGATCACGCAACCGGCAAGGATTTCTCGTTTCGCAAAGAATGGATTCGACGGCGGATGGAGGCCCTGGCGTCGGTGTTCGCCGTCGACGTTCTTTCGTACGCGGTGATGAGCAACCACATGCATCAGATCCTCCGTAATCGGCCGGATGTTTGTGCTCAGTGGAGCAACGAAGAGGTGGCGATTCGCTGGCTGCGAGTCTTCCCCGGCCGACGTCTCGAAGAACACTTGGCCGAACCCACTGAAAACGACGTTCAGATGCTGGTTCGAGATAAGGAGCGATTGGCTGAAGTTCGCCGCCGCCTGTCCGACATCTCTTGGTTCATGAGAGCCCTGGCCGAACCGATTGCCCGGATGGCCAACAAACAAGACGAATGCACCGGCCGGTTTTGGGAAGGTCGCTTCAAATCCCAACGAATTGTCGATGAAGCAGGCTTGCTCGCGTGCAGCATGTACGTCGACCTGAATCCAGTTCGAGCGGCCATGTCCACCACGCCCGAGACCAGCCCCCACACCAGTGCCTACGACCGGATCGAAGCTTCCAAAGGAGAGCGAATCCCATCAGCCGCGTTTGATCTAAAACCGATCCCCACGGAAGAAGCCGGACGCGAAATTCGAGAGACGCCCGTCGAAGTCCTCCAGGAAAAACGCAAGGCAAAGCGACGCAATCCAACGGGCAAACGCATTCGTCGCGACGGATGGCTCAGCCCGCTGACGTTGAGCAAAACAACGCTTTCAGCAGAACCGGAAGTCCACACGAAAGGCATTCGCAGCAGTGACCGTGGGTTTCTCAGTATTCGCTGGAGCGACTACAAGCGGTTGCTGGACTGGACAGCGGCGCAGTCCGTCGCCGGTCAAGTTGCCGAGCTACCCAAGCGTCTGGCTCGAACGCTCTCGGAGGTCGGCATTGAGGCATCGATGTGGCGTGACCTGGTATGGGACTGGCAAAAGTACTTCGGCAAGACCAGCTGTGTAGGCCGTCCGGAATCAATGAAAGCCGACGCGGAACGAAACGGCCACAGACACCACCGAGGTCAAGCTCAAGCCTCGGCTTGTTTTGGCTGAGCGAACGGGGCTCATGTCTCTTTCAAGCTTTGAAAGAATGGGTGAGCTCCGCGACCATTTCTCAGCGTTTGGCGAAGGCTCGTTTGAGTTCGTCGAGGCTGGTCAGTCCGCGGGCGACCGTGAGGACGGCTTCGGATTGGACGGGGCGGAAACCTTCGGATTTGGCGATTGCGGTCAACTGGCCGGCATCCTGAGACTTGGCCAATGCTGCTTTGAGTTGCGGGCCTGGTGTCAGCAGTTCGTACAGCCCGATGCGACCGTGGTAGCCTCGTGAATTGCAGACGGGGCACGGTGTGATTGGCGCAGGCCGCCCGTTCTCGTCGACTTGCTGTTCGATCGGCGGTGGAATGAACGGCTTGTAAAGCAGAGGAACTCGACCTGCGGGGATGCCCAGTTGAGCGAGCAGCTTTGGAGGCGGTTCAAACCCGACTTTACAGTTGTCGCACAGGCGACGGACCAACCGTTGATGGATCACGCAGCCGAGGTTGTCAGCGATCAAGCTTCGGCACTCAGGGTATCGTCCAAGGAACGTGAGCAAGGCGGGCATGGCACTTTCGGCCGCCATCCGGTGGATGACTTGTCGGTCGGCCGCGACGACTTGTTCCAACGCAACCTTCAGTGATTCAGGCTGCGGCGGGTTGGGGAACATCAACACGTCCGGTTCGCGAAGAACCATTCGGTTGACCATCTCGAGTTCGGTTTTCCCCGTGTCTCCACCAAACAAGTTGGGCGAGATGTTGATGATCTCGGGTTCGGGTGATTCCGCAGGTTCGAACGATTGGAAGTCACGGACCAATCGGTCGGCGGCGCTGATGGCGACGTTCCAGAAAGTCGAAACACCTTCGCTTTTCTTGGCCGTGATGAGGACGATATTGCCCGAACCGTTCAGTTTTTCTTTGAACTGTTCGATCATTTTGTCCCGCATGCCGAGGTCGCCCAATTTCTTGAACGGCATCTCTTCGGCTTCCAGACGGCAGATCACACGTTCGCCCGTGGGCACGCCTTGTGATTGGACGTTGAATTGGTACTTGTCCTTGACCAATTTGACTCGCATGCCGCCTTTTTGGCTGCCGCGACGATCGGCTGGGTTCATCAGGCACAGTTGCTTCAGTGCGTACAGCATCGCGTCGCCGCTTTCGCGATCCAGCGGCGGAAGCTGTTCCCAGGCCCCATCGATTTGATAGCGAATCGCACAAGCGGACTTGGAAAAGTCCATCAGGATGTGCGTGGCTCGCGAGGAAATCGCATGCGAAATCTGGCCGCCGGCGATGGCATAGCCTGCGCCTTGGCGGGTGCTGATCAGCAACGCCTGCAGTTCGTTGTTGTCTTTGATCCGAGGAACAAATTCAACGGGAGCGACGGTTTGCCAGAGTTGTACTTCTTCGTTGGATTTGGCCACTTACAGAATTCCTGGTGCTTTCACGTCGATGCCCTTGAGCGCCATCTTCAGCGCGTCCTTGTTCGGTGCGACTGCGAAGGCGGTCGGCCGATCAATCAATTCGTCGTCGATCAATTGTTTCAAACTCATGGTGAAGTCTTGCATGCCGTCTTCGGCACCGATGCGAATCGCGTCGGGTAGTTTGTTGTCGTGGCCCTCGAGGACCAGTTTGCGAATCATCGGCGAGAATGTCATCACTTCGCAAGTTGGCACTCGCGAGACGCCCGGCTTGATGCTCTTGAGCAGTTTCTGGGCGACGATGCCTTTCATGTTGAAGGCGATGGCGCTGCGGATTGCCCCGTGCATTTCTTCGGGGAACAAGTCCAGAATCCGGCCGATGCAGGTTGATGCACTCGCGGCGTGGATCGTTCCGAAAACCAAGTGACCCGTTTCGGCGGCGTGAATCGCCGTCATGAACGTTTCTTCGTCACGAAGCTCACCGACCAGAATGATGTCGGGGTCTTCCCGCACCGCGTGCTTCATACCGACCGAAAAGTTGACCACATCTTGGCCGACTTCTCGTTGGTTGATCAGCGACTTGTCTTCCGTGAAGATAAATTCGATCGGGTCTTCGAGCGTCAGAATGTGTTTGCGGTAGATGCTGTTGATGTAGTTCAGCATCGAACCGATCGTCGTACTTTTTCCTGAACCCGTGACCCCGGCGAGCAACACCATGCCTTGGTCATAGTGGCACAGGTTTTCGATCGAATCGGGCAGGAACAGACCGCGGAAATCGGGAATGAAGTTGCTGATTCGACGAGCGACCAAACCGATGTTGCCGAGCGATTTCAGCATGTTGATCCGGAATCGCCAGCGGACGTCGTCGACTTCGCACTGATATGAAAAGTCAGCCCCGCCTTCTTCTTCAAAGATGATCAGGTTGCGTTCGTCCATCATCGGGAGCAGCAGCCGCACCATTTCTTCGGCTTCGATGGGGCCCCGATTCAGCGGTTTGAGTTCACCGCCGACCCGCACCAAAGGGGGTTGGCCGACTTTCAGGTGAAGGTCAGAACCCTCGAGTTTGACGAGAGCCCGAAAGATCTTGTCGACTTCCAGTTCCTTTTTTTCCTGCAGCAAACTGCTTTTCAACCGCGCCGCGACCGCATCGGGCGACATGTCGCGGGGGGGGCCTGCGGGAACGGGTTTCGCTGCGCCGTGTGCCATACGTTTTGCTCTCGCGTGACCGGGAAACGTTCGCCCAATCGGCGAAATTTCCCGTGAATCGGAGGAAGGAGGAAAAGAATCTTCAGGTTGAACCCGGGCCCTAGCTTAGTCGATCGCGGCCAATTGTCGAAAGCCAAGCCAGATGTTTGTAGGATGTCAGACGGTGGTTTTCCACCGGGCCTTGGTGCATCGCCTTCACGGCCCGTGCTCGCCCCGTTTGACTCTCTTTTCCTCCCTAGTCTTTCGCAAGGCAAGTGCTCGATGCTGACCGCCAATTTGATCCGCACCAAACGGGACGGAGGGGTGTTGGATGCCGCACAATGGCGTTTTCTGATCGAGGGCTACTGCGGCGGCGAGGTCACGGATTACCAAATGTCGGCTTTGGCGATGGCGATCTTCTTTCAAGGTTTGGATCGCCGTGAAACGGCGGAGCTGACCCGCTGCATGGTCGACAGTGGTGAACGTCTGCCTCGCGTCAACGATCGGCCGCGAGTCGACAAGCACAGCACCGGCGGGCTGGGTGACAAAGTCTCGCTGATCCTGGCTCCGTTGCTCGCGTGCTGCGACGTGGATGTGCCGATGATCAGCGGCCGCGGCCTCGGGCGAACCGGTGGGACACTCGACAAATTGGAAGCCATCGAGGGCTACCAAACTCAGCTGAGCACCGATCAATCCAGCCGAGTCCTGAAAGAGGTGGGATGCTTCATCGTGGGAGCGACCGAGTCGATTGCGCCGGCGGACCGTCGGTTGTACGGCCTGCGAGATGTCACCGGCACGGTCGAATCCGTCGGTCTGATCACGGCTAGCATCCTCAGCAAAAAGCTGGCAGCCAATTTGGATGCATTGGTGATGGATGTGAAAGTCGGGTCGGCGGGCTTCATGCCGACAATCCAGCAGGCAACCGAATTGGCGGACTCACTGCAAGAAGTCGGCGCGGAAGCGGGCTTGCCGACCATCCCTGTTTTGTCCGACATGGATCAGCCACTTGGACGAGCCATCGGAAACGCGAACGAGGTCAATGAATCACTCGACGTGCTTCGTGGTGGCGGACCGGAGGAAGTGCGAGCGTTGACGTTGCGATTGTCGGCGGAGTTGTTGGTGGCAACGAAGCAGTCCAGCGATTTGCACGCGGCCGAGAAGCTGCTGGCAAGCAAACTGGAATCCGGCGAAGCGATGGAGCGGTTCGAGCGAATGGTGCACGAACAAGGCGGCAAGCTTTCCGGTCATTTGCCGCTGGGCAAACAAAGCTCCACTGTGGCGGAGCGTTCCGGGTGGGTCGAATCGATCGACTGCCCCGCGATCGGTGATGCGATCATTGCGATGGGCGGAGGCCGCCGCAAGACAACCGATCCGGTGGAACCAGGCGTTGGAATGGACTTGCACGTTCGGGTTGGAGATCACGTCGAAGTGGGCCAGCCACTATGGACCGTGTATGAAGGTCCAACCGCTTGTCCGCCGATTACCCCCATTCGACTCTCAGAATCGAATGTCCCGGCTCGCCCCTTGATCCTGCAAAGAAAATCCGCTGACTGATTCATTGTCGTCAGTTGCTGTATCGGGCCGCTTGTTCAAAGTTGCCGGAGTTCTCAAAGAACTTTCGGTAGCCAAGACGCACACGAGGTGATCGAGGCTGCAACGAAGCCGCCATATCCAACCATGGTTTGGCATCGTCCCATTTGAACCGCAAGTAGGCTTCCGCCAATTGCA
It encodes:
- a CDS encoding type IV pilus twitching motility protein PilT, producing MAHGAAKPVPAGPPRDMSPDAVAARLKSSLLQEKKELEVDKIFRALVKLEGSDLHLKVGQPPLVRVGGELKPLNRGPIEAEEMVRLLLPMMDERNLIIFEEEGGADFSYQCEVDDVRWRFRINMLKSLGNIGLVARRISNFIPDFRGLFLPDSIENLCHYDQGMVLLAGVTGSGKSTTIGSMLNYINSIYRKHILTLEDPIEFIFTEDKSLINQREVGQDVVNFSVGMKHAVREDPDIILVGELRDEETFMTAIHAAETGHLVFGTIHAASASTCIGRILDLFPEEMHGAIRSAIAFNMKGIVAQKLLKSIKPGVSRVPTCEVMTFSPMIRKLVLEGHDNKLPDAIRIGAEDGMQDFTMSLKQLIDDELIDRPTAFAVAPNKDALKMALKGIDVKAPGIL
- a CDS encoding ATPase, T2SS/T4P/T4SS family, with the protein product MAKSNEEVQLWQTVAPVEFVPRIKDNNELQALLISTRQGAGYAIAGGQISHAISSRATHILMDFSKSACAIRYQIDGAWEQLPPLDRESGDAMLYALKQLCLMNPADRRGSQKGGMRVKLVKDKYQFNVQSQGVPTGERVICRLEAEEMPFKKLGDLGMRDKMIEQFKEKLNGSGNIVLITAKKSEGVSTFWNVAISAADRLVRDFQSFEPAESPEPEIINISPNLFGGDTGKTELEMVNRMVLREPDVLMFPNPPQPESLKVALEQVVAADRQVIHRMAAESAMPALLTFLGRYPECRSLIADNLGCVIHQRLVRRLCDNCKVGFEPPPKLLAQLGIPAGRVPLLYKPFIPPPIEQQVDENGRPAPITPCPVCNSRGYHGRIGLYELLTPGPQLKAALAKSQDAGQLTAIAKSEGFRPVQSEAVLTVARGLTSLDELKRAFAKR
- a CDS encoding thymidine phosphorylase, with amino-acid sequence MLTANLIRTKRDGGVLDAAQWRFLIEGYCGGEVTDYQMSALAMAIFFQGLDRRETAELTRCMVDSGERLPRVNDRPRVDKHSTGGLGDKVSLILAPLLACCDVDVPMISGRGLGRTGGTLDKLEAIEGYQTQLSTDQSSRVLKEVGCFIVGATESIAPADRRLYGLRDVTGTVESVGLITASILSKKLAANLDALVMDVKVGSAGFMPTIQQATELADSLQEVGAEAGLPTIPVLSDMDQPLGRAIGNANEVNESLDVLRGGGPEEVRALTLRLSAELLVATKQSSDLHAAEKLLASKLESGEAMERFERMVHEQGGKLSGHLPLGKQSSTVAERSGWVESIDCPAIGDAIIAMGGGRRKTTDPVEPGVGMDLHVRVGDHVEVGQPLWTVYEGPTACPPITPIRLSESNVPARPLILQRKSAD
- a CDS encoding cytochrome c oxidase assembly factor 1 family protein; amino-acid sequence: MSQSPVSDPFQPQPAYTEPKRSNTGCILLGLGGGCLVALLVCGGLIGTGVFGVFAMIKSSEPYTESLAKAQSNVELQTMIGEPIEPSALVQGNIQLNNDDGDADLNYSVSGPNGSATVHVIGTKADGSWDYSRMDATTADGTTIDLLVD
- a CDS encoding efflux RND transporter permease subunit translates to MIDQFARHPTLANLLMLLFIIAGVFALPKLERETFPEFTATEIQIQILYRGATAEEVEEAVCQRVEDAIDGVENVKEVRSDAQEGVAVITVEMRDGADISIFQDDIESEVEAITEFPVDVEDPVITQLGRTEAVMVLLVNGPMETGDLKIYCEDLKDRLQQVPQVSLVALSGFSDRQLRVELSEEALRRYSLTASEVARVIARQGIDIPAGALETRDNEVLLRFVEQRRTPEELEDLIIKGTRGGAELRLRDLGQVVDLFEDEEVKSLLGDERAGVLRIEKTKTQDAIRVTTAVNEFLEAERERQPNVNIAVVNDMSTLISDRLQLVLKNAVQGIILVFFTLWMFFNLRMSFWVVMSLPVSFLGALFLMPTFGLTINMITLTAMLLATGILMDDGIVIAENVARHLSLGKPAMQAAVDGVKEVAGGVVSSFLTTICVLGPLASLAGFIGKVLQVIPIVLILVLAVSLIEAFIILPAHLGHSLGHSGLERSGRMRGAIDTALNWLRESVMGRCVDAAIRWRYLFLGSMAGLFVASLALVVSGIVPFQGFPTTEGEIVEARILLPQGTPIERTEKIVQRITAGLDKVNQHFTPDQPDGRELVETVQVQFGTNADAFESGSHVATITADLLSPENRSTRIDAVVQAWREEVGNLPDVISVTYGESAFGPAGRPIEIRFQSDSLHDAKAAAQQGLAFFDQYQGVYNLTDDLRPGKQEYRIRLDEGAVGLGLDVTTIADQVRAAFQGTVADEIQVGTEAYEIEARLKTSDRDSLADFADFHVVLADGSRVPLSAVAKVDVATGWSRIARLNGRRTVTLIGEVDTRVANTAALMGLFRREAIPEIEEQHPNVRIQIEGESQESAETGNSMLQAFVLGLIGVFAILSYQFESWTEPLIVMAAIPMALIGVIWGHLITGNSLSIPSVLGFVSLAGVVVNDSILLVLFLKQERTEGTDVIESARQASRLRFRAILLTSATTIAGLMPLLFETSRQAQVLIPLAVSVCFGMLASTVLVLIALPAAYVVLADLGLVAKVDKPDSHT